The Deltaproteobacteria bacterium genome segment GTACTCCTTCGCTTGTTATTGTGGGCCACATTCTTCCTCACTCGGCCCCTCTTGTTTATTGCAGATAACATAACCACTCTGCTGAACCCACCCCTGTTTACGCCGTGAATGAAAGGACCCTTGCACTTTTTGGAGCGCACTGGCAGTAACAAATAGACAAGCCGAAATCTCTAAAGGAGGAACAGGTAATGGCAAAAACGCAATATGACTCAATTGGTGCGGCACTCGTGCGAACGAAAAACGGGAAGTGGATTAGTGCTGGTGATGGTAATGAATTCCTGGTGCTGCGCATTAGCAAAGAGACTGGCGCCTGGAGCGCATTAGTGCGCGCCAAGGCTGGTCAAGTGAACGCACCTCACACCCACGTGGGTCCCGCCGACTTCTATGTGATCTCGGGTGGGTTTGACTACCGTGGTGGTTCTGCGCGTGAGGGTGATTGGGTGTATGAGTCTGCCGGTGCGGTGCACGAAGCAACGACCCATCCGATGGATACCGTATACCTGGCGAATGTGTACGGCCCAGTGGCCTTCCACGATAAGACCGGCAAGATCACCGGCATTCTGGATTGGCGGATGATCCAGAAACTGGTTGACAACGCCAACAAGGGTGCGAGCAAGAAAGCACCAGCCAAAGCCAAAGCAGCTCCGGCACGGAGAATGGCAAAAGCGGCGTAAGTGTAACTACGAGTGAAGAGTCAGACGAGCCATCGCCGCCTTGATTCTTCACTCATTCTCTTGCAGCCCGAAGGCAGAGGCCAGAGCATGCGCGCCAATGAAAACTGATTCCGTCTTCTACCATTTGTTTCAGAGCGTGCCGCAGTTGTTCTTTGCCTTGCTCGACCGCCCCACTGAACAGGCCGATCACTAGCAGTTCACCTCTGAGGAACTCAAACAGACGGCCTTCCGCATCGATGGTATCTTTCGCCCGCCCGAGGACCAACCAGACTGGCCGCTGTTCTTTGTCGAAGTGCAGTTCCAGCTCGACCCAGAGTTGTACTCACGCTTGTTCGCCGAAGTGTTTCTCTATTTGCGGCTCCATCAGCCAGTGCAGCCGTGGCAGGCGGTAGTGATCTATCCCAGTCGTAACGTTGACCCCGGTCTGCATCGCCATTATCAAGTACTGCTGAACAGCGAGCAGGTGACCCGCGTATATTTGGATGAATGGGCGCAGCCACGGCAGACGGTGATGCAACGAGTGATGGGCGTACTGCTGGCCGAGCCGCACCAGGCAATTGCTGAGGCGCAGGCAGTACTGGCACAGAAGGAGGATGGAGGACGGGTGCCGAACATAGTAGACTTGGTCGAGACGATTTTGGCGTATAAACTACCCATGTTGAATCGGGAGGTGATTCAGAAGATGTTAGAGCTAACCGACGCTGATCTCAAACAGTCTCGTTTCTATCAAGATGTTCTTGCGGAAGGACGG includes the following:
- a CDS encoding DUF2887 domain-containing protein, with the translated sequence MKTDSVFYHLFQSVPQLFFALLDRPTEQADH
- a CDS encoding Rpn family recombination-promoting nuclease/putative transposase encodes the protein MDGIFRPPEDQPDWPLFFVEVQFQLDPELYSRLFAEVFLYLRLHQPVQPWQAVVIYPSRNVDPGLHRHYQVLLNSEQVTRVYLDEWAQPRQTVMQRVMGVLLAEPHQAIAEAQAVLAQKEDGGRVPNIVDLVETILAYKLPMLNREVIQKMLELTDADLKQSRFYQDVLAEGRQEGRQEEGVLLILRLLQRRCGDLTPTVREQIARLSLPQLEALGEALLEFRGLADLEQWLATHSQE